GACGAAGAAGTAGTACGCCATGGTGCCGGTGAACACCACCGGCGACAGCTTCAGCGGGATGGCGTAGGCGTTGATGGGCGGGCCGCCCGCGTGCGCCACGAAGCTGGTAAAGCCCGAGGTGGCCGACAGCAGCGCGCCCGCCCAGCGCGGCGGCGCGGCGCTGTCCGCACGGGGCGGAAACAGCAGGCGCTGCGCCAGAAACGCCAGCGTGAACGCGCCCACGATGCCCGCCACCCATTCGGCGCGCAGCAGCCGGAAAGACAGCGTGCCGACGACGATGCCCACCAGCCCCCAGGGCAGCAAAAACCGCAGCAGGCGGCGGTCGAAATCCTTGCGGAAGGCGGCAATGCCCAGCAAGTCCATCACCAGCAGCACCGGCATCAGGAT
This genomic interval from Ottowia oryzae contains the following:
- a CDS encoding sulfite exporter TauE/SafE family protein produces the protein MTLITDWGFYAVAVPAVLLLGISKSGFGAGFGSLAVPLMALSVSVPQAAAILMPVLLVMDLLGIAAFRKDFDRRLLRFLLPWGLVGIVVGTLSFRLLRAEWVAGIVGAFTLAFLAQRLLFPPRADSAAPPRWAGALLSATSGFTSFVAHAGGPPINAYAIPLKLSPVVFTGTMAYYFFVINLAKWVPYAWLGLLDARNLGTSLVLLPLAPVGVWLGVRIARRIQPALFYRFIYAGMLLTGLKLVWDALAPTLLHL